The Malus sylvestris chromosome 12, drMalSylv7.2, whole genome shotgun sequence genome contains a region encoding:
- the LOC126593949 gene encoding nuclear transcription factor Y subunit B-4-like: MDRSINMVDQEQDGMLPIANVGRIMKQILPPRAKISKEAKQTMQECATEFLSFVTGEASDKCHKENRKTVNGDDICWALSALGFDNYAQATIRYLHKYREAERDKAAANNNQNTADIKSYGGLQVPQQNQTSNLEFRVLGKGDNSLVTKP; this comes from the coding sequence ATGGATCGATCAATCAACATGGTAGATCAGGAACAAGATGGAATGCTCCCAATTGCAAACGTGGGTCGAATCATGAAGCAAATTCTTCCCCCAAGAGCCAAAATTTCCAAAGAAGCCAAACAAACAATGCAGGAATGTGCAACTGAGTTCCTAAGTTTTGTAACTGGCGAGGCTTCTGACAAGTGTCACAAGGAGAATCGCAAGACCGTCAATGGAGACGACATCTGTTGGGCTCTGAGTGCTCTAGGGTTTGATAACTATGCCCAGGCTACTATAAGGTACTTGCATAAATACAGGGAAGCTGAAAGAGACAAAGCTGCAGCTAACAACAACCAAAACACAGCAGATATTAAAAGTTATGGAGGCCTGCAGGTACCGCAGCAAAATCAAACTTCAAATCTGGAGTTTCGGGTGCTTGGGAAAGGTGACAACTCCCTTGTTACCAAGCCATGA
- the LOC126592334 gene encoding uncharacterized protein LOC126592334: MKTIFRSHELWDIVENDVETSAKKDEELTVAESKLLKENIVRDAKALGIIQGAVSDQIFPRIAIQETANAAWNVLKQEFVGDKQVRPMKLQGLRRDFEYTRMGENESFSAYLVRQFDLISQMRSYGENISNQRIVQKLMIILPRSYDSIASVIENNKDLDTVDVQDAVAILKGYEQRIDRHDEAHTEKAFVSLNITPKQNKYNGNQGFKPQKNWKSKWKK; the protein is encoded by the coding sequence ATGAAGACAATATTTCGATCGCACGAGCTCTGGGATATCGTCGAAAATGATGTCGAAACTTCGGCGAAGAAGGATGAAGAACTCACTGTAGCTGAGAGCAAGCTATTGAAAGAGAATATAGTCAGAGATGCGAAGGCACTTGGAATCATTCAAGGGGCGGTTTCTGATCAGATCTTTCCGAGAATCGCCATCCAAGAGACTGCAAATGCTGCTTGGAATGTACTGAAACAAGAATTTGTGGGAGATAAACAGGTACGGCCTATGAAACTCCAAGGCTTACGCcgtgattttgaatatactcGAATGGGTGAAAATGAAAGTTTCTCTGCATATCTAGTTAGACAATTTGATCTGATTAGTCAAATGAGGAGTTATGGTGAGAATATTAGTAATCAGAGAATTGTCCAAAAATTGATGATCATTTTACCTAGATCGTATGATAGTATTGCTTCTGTTATCGAGAATAATAAGGATCTAGACACTGTTGATGTTCAAGATGCTGTGGCTATTCTAAAAGGGTATGAACAAAGAATTGATAGGCATGATGAGGCTCACACTGAGAAGGCTTTTGTTAGTCTCAATATTACTCCAAAGCAAAATAAGTACAATGGAAATCAGGGGTTTAAACCACAAAAGAATTGGAAGTCAAAGTGGAAGAAATGA